The Gemmatimonadaceae bacterium genome contains the following window.
ATCCAAGGTGCCGGGCCGCGAGGCCGTACTCCGTCACGAGGTCCGTCCCGCTCATCAGGCGATTGTCGGTGTTGATGGAGACCTGCAGGCCCGCCTCGAAGTAGCGACGCAGCGGATGCTCGTCGAGGGCGCGGACCGCGTGCGTCTGCAGGTTGCTCGTCAGGCAGCACTCGATGGCGACGCCCTGCGCCTTCGCCTCAGCGAGCAAGGTGGGGTCCTCGATCAGCCGCGTGCCGTGTCCGATGCGGTGCGCCTGGCACTGGTGCATCGCCTCGGCCACCGATTCGGCGCCGGCGCCCTCACCCGCGTGGCAGGTACAGGGCAGGCCGTTGTCCACGGCATGGGCAAACGCCGCCCTGTGGAGCGCGGCCGGGTTCCCCGCCTCGCCGCCTGCGAGATCGAAGCCGACGACACCTCGGTCCTTGTAGTCGACGGCCAGCCGTGCGAGACCCAGCGAGGTCTCGGGCGACATGCTGCGGATGGCACACACGATGACCCGCGCGACGATGCCGTACTCGCGTTCCGCCCGCGCAAGCCCGCGCAGCGGCGCCTCCACCGTCTCGGCGAGCGAGAGTCCCCGCTCGATGTTGAGCACGGGGGCATAGCGCGTCTCGAGGTAACGCACGCCCTCCCGCGCGCAGTCCTCCGCGAGCTCGTAGGCCACACGCTCCAGCGACTCCGCCGTCTGCATCACGCTCAGCGTGTGGCCAAAGCGTGCGAGGTAGTCCTCGAGGTTTCGCGCGTCATCCACGCGCATGTAGTCGCGCAGGGCCTCGGGATCGTCGGCCGGCATTTCCACGCGCTGCTCGCGTGCCAACTCGAGCATCGTCGCGGGTCGCAGGGAGCCATCGAGATGGCAGTGCAACTCCGCCTTGGGCAAGCGACGGAGCAGCTCGCTCGTGATCGGCGGCACTCAGGCCTCGGTATCGCGGAGGGCGCGCGCGCTGACAACGCGCATCACGTAGCCGCCGTGCACCGACGTGTCGGCCGCGACAGGCAGTCCGCGGCTGTCCACGATGGCGCGGGTGCCGGCGCGCACCTCATCGGCCGCCGCGGCATCCGACGCGGCCACCGCGTCGAGCACGCTGCTGCCGGGCGACACCGAGACGCCCTTGCCGTTCACAAAGACCCGCAGCGCCTCGCTCACGGCGTCACCGCCTGGATGCGCGGCGCGGTGAGGGCAGGCGTCGCGGTCAGCGTGCCGTTGGGCAGCTTCCGCAGCTGCGCGATGAGCGCGTCGAGATCGATCACTCCGATTTCCTCCGGCGCGCTGCCCGCGCCCAGGCCGGCGCCATCGCCGCCGCTGGCCATGAAGTCCGACATGATGACCCGATACGTGAGGCGGTCGTTCAGGCGACGGCCATCGGCCATCGTCACCTGCCGCAGGCGGCTGCCGCTGGGTGCCGCGGGATCGTAGCGCAGCGTGGCGCCGCTGATGTGCACGCTGATGGATCGGCCACCCACGAGGCGCTCGAAGTAGCGGCGCAGCTCGGCGCCACGCACCGTGATCGCCACGAGCCGATTCGCGAAGGGCGAGACTTCATGCAGGTCGCCGTAGGTCACCCTGCCTTGGCGAATCTCCGCCCTGATGCCGCCGTTGTTCATCACGCCCACGTCGCCGTTGCCGGCGGCGCGCTGGGCGTCGGCGATCAGGTTGCCGAGCGCGTACTGGTTGCCTTCACGCGGGAAGCGCTCGGTGGCGGTCGCAATGACCTCGCCGACGCGAGGGGCGACTCGCGCCACTGCCTCTGCCACGATGCGTTCGACCGCCGGGTCGGGCACGATCGAATCGGAGACGACGTCGCGCACCACGGGTCGCTGCGGCGGCGAGCCCGGTGCAGGCCCGAGGTCCACGATGCCCAGGGCGCGCGTGCTCGAGCGCGCCTGCACGATCGGGATCCCGTTGACGATGGTGGCGACTTCCGAATGCGTGTGACCGGACACGATCGCGTCGACCGTGCCGGGCGCCAGCGTCCGGGCCAGCTCGATGATCTCGCCGCGACATTCGTCCGGCGCGTTGATGGTGCAGAACCCGCCGAGGTGCGCGACGACCACAACCCACTGCGCCCCGCGCTCGCGCAGCGAGGCAGCGCGCGCGGTGATGACGGGCGCCGGCGGCGCGAAGCGCAGATCGGCCACGTGCCGCGGCATCGTGGTGCGTGGCGTGGCGGGATCGGCGATGCCGATGATGCCGACGCGGCCGGCTGCCGTGCCCACCAGCGTGTCGTCGCGGATCCACGGCACGTCGCTGCCATCGGCGTAGGTGACGTTGGCGCCGAGGATGGCGGCGTCGAGGCCACGCATCCGGGCGCGCAGCGTGTCCTGGCCGTAGTCGAACTCGTGGTTGCCGAGCGCGTGGGCGGTGAAGCCCATCGCGTTGTAGACGGGCAGCGTCGCCGCACCGGTGGTGAGGTCGGACGCCGGCGTTCCGGTGAACAGATCGCCGCCGGAGAGCAGCAGCGTCGCGCAGGCAGGCGCACACTCAGCGCGGGCCTCGCGGACCATCGTGGCGATCTGCGCATAGCCGCCGCGATTGCCGTTCGCGCCATCGGGCCGCGGCCGGAAGGCTCCGTGCATGTCGTTCATCGCGATCACGCGCAACGTCGGACGCGGTGGAAGCAGCCGGTAGTTCTCCTCGTACACGTCCGAGGGTTGGATGCTGCCGCGCGTCTTCAGAAACTCGATGATGAGCTCGCGAATCTCGCGGCCGCCTTCGTAGACCACCGGCGCCCCGCGCAGCATGTCGTAGCCGCCGCCTCCGGACGCACGGTACGAGTTGATGGCGACCGTGAAGCTGTCCGAGTCGGCAACGGGCCGGCCGCGCCGCGCCAACTGCGTCACGCGATGCCCCATCGGCTGCGCGAGGTCGATCGTGTAGTCGAGCCCCTGCAGGATGTCGTAGTTGTAGCCCGGGATGCGCGGGTCCGGCCTGATGCGCAATCCGTTGGCGTCGGCGCCGACCGTCCAGTAGCGCGCACTATGCTCGAGGAAGGCGCGGATCTGCGCGCCGCTGAGGCGCAGTGCCCGCAGGGTGTTTTCGTACGGATACAGTACCGTGAGGCGTTCGACGGAGATCGGGCCCGGCGCGAAGCCGGCCTCGAGCGAGAACGCCGAGGCGATACTCAGCTCGGCGCCCGTCTCCTGGCGCTGGACGTAGTGGATCAAGTCGATGAGCGGCGTGTCACGCAGTCGCGCCGAGTCGCCGGCCCAAATGGCGTCGGTGCGCGCGACAACGGCGGTGGAGTAGGCCATCGCCGCGCGATGTGCACGCTCCACCGCGCGCACGACCACTTGCTGTTCGGGCCATCCACGCACGGGAACCGTGACGCCGGACTTTGACGCCACGCGCCACGCGCCGCCCGGCGCGCGCTCCAGCTCAAGCGTCGCGACGGCAACGCTGGTTGCCCAGTTCCGTGGCTGCATCACCATCACGCCATTGATGGTCGAGTCCGCCAGCTCGCGATGCGAGTGGCCAATCACCAGCAGGTCGATGCCCGGCACTTCCCGCGCGACGCGGGCCATCGGGTTCTCACTGGCCACGGCGGTGCCGACGGTGTCATACGAACTGACCTCGCCGAGTCCTGAGTGGGCCACGACGACGACGACATCCGCGCCCTCGGCGCGGGCGGCGCGGACCTCGGCGGGCAGGGCCGCCACGATGTCCGTGACCTCGACGCGGCCACGCAGGTTGTCGCGGTCCCAGATCATCGAGCCCGGCGTCGTGACGCCGATGATGGCGATCTTGGCGCCGCCGCGCGTCACGGTCAGGCGCGCCGGATACTCCCGCTTGCCGTCGAGGCGGCGCGTGTTGGCCGCGAGGAACGGGAAGCCCGCTTGGGCAATGGCCCGGTCGAACAGCGGCACGCCGTAGTTGAACTCGTGGTTGCCCACCGCCGCCGCGTCGTAGCGCATCACGTTCATCGCCGCGATGACCGGGTGCGGCCGCATCGAGTCCACGCGACCCGCGACGTAGGTCATCGCGTTGCCCTGCAGGAGGTCGCCGGCATCGACGAGGACGACGCGGTCGCGGGCCACGCGGCGGAGGGAATCGACGATGCTGGCGGCGCGCGCGAGGCCGCGGAGGCTGTCAGGGGCTCCAGCGGCGTAGTCCCAGCCGCGCAGGCGACCGTGGACGTCCGTGGTCGCGGCAATCTTGATGGTCAGGCGCTCCTGGGCCTGCAGGCCGCCCAAGGCCGAGATACAGAGCAGTCCCGCCACCGCGGGCGCAAGGCACTTTCGCAACATCTTGAAGAATACCGAAGCGTGACCGCGGTTGCAGGTGCGTGCGGAGTTGACGGCCGGCCCTCCCAACCCCCAACGTTCGGCGGCTACCTCCGATACAGGACCGTGACGTCCGTAACGCTTTTCGCGCCCGCCAGCCCCGGACAGATTCCTCGCGTGCTTCCTTCCCCCACTGCCGCGCGATGCGTCCGCTGATCATCGGGATCGCGGGGGGTTCCGGGTCGGGCAAGACGACCGTCGCCCGCAACCTCGCGTCGGCGCTGACCGAGACCCAGTGCGCGTTCCTCGATATGGACGCGTACTACCGGGACCACGACCGGCTGTCGCCAGACGCGTTGCGCAAACTCAATTGGGACCACCCGGACGCGTTTGACCTCGACCTCTTGGATACGCAGTTGCAGCAACTGGCGGCTGGGCAGGCGATCGACAAGCCGGTCTACGATTTCGTGCACCACCGACGCCAGGCCGCGGCCGAGCGCGTGGAACCGGCCGATGTCGTGGTGGTTGACGGCATCCTGCTGCTAGTGGACGAACGCATCCGGTCGCGCCTCGACATCAAGGTCTTCGTCGACACCGATGCCGACATCCGACTGGTCCGCCGCATCCGGCGCGACATGGCCATGCGCGGTCGGCAACTGGACGACGTCCTCGAGCAGTACCTCACCACGGTCCAACCCATGCACCTGAAGTTCGTCGAGCCGAGCAAGCGCTACGCCGACGTCGTGATCCCACGTGGCGGCGACAATAGCGTCGCCATCGACCTGTTGGTCGCTGCCGTGTCACGCCGCCTCGAAGGAGCGGGCGCGTGACCGCTGCCGTCGCCCCGACAGAACGCATCCTCGTCGTGGACGACGAGCCGGATATCGTCGCGCTCGTCGTCTACCATCTCGCGAAGGCCGGATACAAGGTGTCCAGCGCCTCCACCGGCACCGACGCGTTGGCGCTCGCCAAGCGCGACCGCCCAGCCCTGGTGGTGCTCGACCTGATGCTGCCGGGGATGTCCGGATTCGACGTCATCGCGCGGCTGCGTGAGGACGAAAGCACGCAAGGCATCGCCGTGCTGATGCTGACAGCGCGCAAGGAGGAACCGGACCGCATCCGCGGCCTCGAGCTCGGCGCCGACGATTACCTCACCAAGCCGTTCTCCCCGCAGGAACTGGTGCTGCGCGTCGGGGCGATCCTGCGCCGCGTGCATTCGCCCTCCGAGGCCAGCGACACGATCCACGCCGGTGCCATCCGCATCGACCGCTCGGCGCATCGCGTGACGGTACGGGACCACGAGGTCGAGCTCACTCCGACGGAGTTCAAGCTGCTGCTCACGTTGGCGGAGCGTCGCGGGCGCGTGCAGTCGCGTTCGCACCTGCTGGAGACGGTCTGGGACGCGGCGCCGGACATCCAGACGCGCACGGTGGACATGCACATCCAGCGCCTGCGCACCAAGCTGCACCCCGCCGGCGACCAAATCGAGACCGTGCGCGGCTTCGGGTATCGCCTCAAGGGAATGGGCAAGGACGCGTGAGGCTCACCCAGCGGCTCCTGCTGGGTGCATTCATCGTTGTCGGGTTCCTCTCGATCGCGCTGGTCATCTTCGTGGACGGCCAGCTGCGGGACCGCCTGCGCGAGGACGCCGAGGGCTTTCTCTCGCGCGAGGCCACGCTGACCGGCGTCCTCTGGCAGCGCGAACCCGGCGACCCCGACGCGTTGGCCGACCGTGTCGGCCGGGCCCTTGGCCGACGCGTCACGCTGGTGGACTCCCTCGGCGTCGTCCTGGGGGACTCGGAGTTCGACGGCGAAGGCCTGGCCAACCTGCAGAACCATCGGCAACGGCCCGAGATCGCGCGGGCCTTCATCGAGCGGATCGGATCGAGCGCGCGCCCCTCGCCGTCCACGGGCGATGAGGAGCTGTATGTCGCCGTACTGGTCGAGGGCCGCGGCGTCGCGCGGGTCTCCATCCCGACCCAGAGCCTGGAGCAGGTGACCGACGCCGCCCGCCGCGACGTGCTCAAGGCGTCGCTCTTGGCGTTGCTTGGAGCGCTGGTCATCGCGTTCTTCTTCTCGCGCTCCGTGTCGCGGCCCGTCGAGGAACTGCGCGACGTCGCCGAGGCCTTGGCCGACGGCGACCTCGAACGCCGGCCCACGCTGCGCGCGCCGGGCGAGGTGGGCGACCTGCAGCAGGCCCTGCGCGAACTGGCGGCGCAGCTGTCGGCGCGCCTCCACGCCCTTGAGGCCGACGAGACGCTGCTGGTGCAGCTGACCGAGTCGCTGAACGAGGGCGTCATTGCCGTGGATACCTCGCGACGCGTCGTGCGCATCAACGAGACGGCGCGGCGCCTGCTGGGGATGCGGGCGCCCCTACCCTTCGCCGTGGACGAGCTGCCGCGCGACGTGGCGCTGCGCGAGGCGCTCTCGTCGGCCTTCGCCGGCGACACGACGGAGGGCGCCGAGTTGGTGATCTTCGGCCGTACGCTGAACATCACCGCACGGCCGCTCACGGGCGGCGGCGCGGTGCTCGCCTTGTTCGACCTGACGCGCGTGCGCCGGCTCGAGGCCGTGCGGCGTGACTTTGTGGCGAACGTGTCGCACGAACTGCGCACGCCGCTGACCATCGTCGGCGGATTTGCGGAGACGATGGTGGAGGAGGAAGTCCCCAGCGATGTGCGCCGCCAGTTCGCCGAACGCATCCTCGGCAACACCCGGCGAATGCAGCGCATCGTCGACGACCTGCTCGACCTCTCGCGCATCGAGTCAGGTGGCTGGAAGCCCAATCCGCAGCCGATCGACCTCGTGGCGATGGTCAGCGAGGTGTTCCAGGCCGCCCGCGATGCGGCCGACCGCAAGGGACTCTCGCTGCATACGGAGATCCCGCCGGCCCAGTCGACCGTGTACGCCGATGCCACGGCGCTGCGACAGGTGGTCGGCAACCTGGTCGACAATGCGGTGCGCCACACCACGTCGGGCCACGTGACCGTGTTTGCGGCGCCGCACGAACGGGGCACCATCGTAGGCGTGCGCGACACCGGCAGCGGCATCGCGGCCGAGCACCTGCCGCGGATCTTCGAGCGCTTTTATCGCGTTGATCCGGGCCGTGCGCGTGAGGAAGGCGGCACGGGGCTTGGCCTGGCGATCGTGAAGCACCTCGTGGAGGCGCACGGGGGGCGCGCGCGCGCGGAGTCCGAGGTGGGCGCGGGAACCACCATTACGGCCCTGTTCCCGGCCGCCTCGGCGTAGAGCCAGCGCGGGCGGCAATCGCCGCGATTGTCACGCAAGCTGCCCCGCATCACGGGGGCCGTTACACGTTCGTTGCAGTTCCGTGGGAGGTCCGGTACCGGGTCTCGGGAGATTTGTGGTGTTCGGCGAGGGGTCCTGCGCCGGACCACCAACCTTTCCGCTTATCCCACGAGACGCCAATGCGCCGTGTTCTGTTTGTTCTTCTTGCTGGCCTGACCCTCACTGCCCCACTCAGCGCGCAGACGCCGACTGCGGGCCGCATCGTCGGCCGCGTGGTCGATGCCTCGAGCGGCGCCGGACTCGCCGAGGCGGGCATCCAGGTCGTCGGCACGACGATCGGTACGCGCTCCGGCGTGGACGGCCAGTTCTCCATCGCCGGCGTGCCGGCCGGAACGGTCACACTGATCGTGCGCCGCATCGGCTACGCGCAGAAGACCATCACCGGCCTGTTCCTCGAGGCCGGCAAGACGGTCGAGCAGAACGTCGCGCTCGAGCAGGCCAGCGTCGAACTGACGGCGCAGGTCGTGACCGCCGCCGCCGAGCGCGGCACGGTGGGTGAGGCGCTGGACGCGCAGAAGAACTCCATCAACGTCGTCAACAGCGTGACGTCCGAGCAGATCGCCAAGAGCCCCGACGGCGACGCGGCGCAGGCCGTGCAGCGCGTGTCGGGTGTGAGCGTGCAGGACGGCAAGTATGTGTTCGTCCGCGGCCTCGGCGAGCGGTACACGCAGGCCTCGCTCAACGGCGCGCGGATTCCTTCCCCGGAGCCGGAGAAGAAGGTCGTGCCGCTGGACCTGTTCCCGGCCGGCCTGCTGCAGACGATCACGACCGTGAAGACCTTCACGCCGGACCAGCCGGGTGACTTCTCGGGCGCGCAGGTGGACATCCAGACCAAGGAGTTCCCGGCGCAGCGCACCTGGGCGATGAGCACCAGCGTGGGCGGCTCGGACGCCGTGGTCGGTCGCAAGCTCCTGATGCCGATCCGCGTCGGTGGCGACCTGGTGGCGAACGGCGCGGTGCCGCGCTCGCTGCCCGGCTTCATCCAGCAGTACGGCAACTTCTCCAGCAGCGTGCCTGGACAGGCGGACTACAACCGGATGGTCTCGGACTTCCGCAACGCCTGGTCGCCGCGCGGGCAGGAGGGCGGCCTCAACGGCTCGACCTCGCTGTCGGTCGGCGGCAACGATCCAGTCTTTGGTCGTCGCATCGGTTATCTCGTGAGCGGCACCTATTCGTACGGCCAGGAAGCGCGCGTGGACAACGTGCGCGCGCTGGCGCTGGCGCAGTCGGGCGCGACACCGTCGGCAATCGACCGCTACACCGGCGACGTCGGCAAGCAGTCGGTGCTCTGGGGCGGCCTGGCGAACTTCTCGACGCTGCTGGGCTCGCGCACGCGCCTCGCGCTGAACAACACCTACAACCGCACGATGGACTCGGAGGCCCGCCGCGAGGAGGGCGTCTCGGAGAACATTGGCATCCCCTTCATCATCACGCGGCAGAAGTATGTGGAGCGGAGCATCCGCTCCTCGCAGCTGCTGCTGCAGAGCGACCTGACGACGAACCAGAAGTTCGAGGCCGCCATCACGGCGTCGGGCGTGACGCGCAAGGAGCCGGACCGCTCGGAGTTCGTGCAGGCGATCTTCACCGACCCGGGCACGGGCGCCCCGATGGCGCCGCAGTGGTTCGCCGCGTCCAACGAGGGCGCGGTGCGCACCTTCGCGGACCTCCGGGAGTCGGGCATCGAGGGTCGCGCGCACTGGCGCATCCAGTTCGGCGAGCCGGGCCGCTCGACGGCTCTCAAGGTGGGCGGCCTCGGCCGCCACGCCGGCCGCGACGCCATCAACACGGCGTACAGCATCAATGGCTCGGGCCTCACGCAGGCGGACCGCGAGCTGGCGCCCGAGCAGATTTTCGCGCGCTACCTGAACAGCTCCGACAACGTCTGGCGCGTGACGCCGATCGGCGTCGGCGGTTCCTACGACGCCAGCGACTACCTCTTCGCCGGCTTCGCGATGGTGGAGAAGGAGTTCGGGCCGAAGTGGCAGCTGATCACCGGCGCGCGCGCCGAGTATTCGGACGTGCTGGTGCGCTCGGAGCCGACGGTCGGCGCCCGCACCTCGACGAACCCGACGTTCATGGACGTGCTGCCGGCCATAGCCATCACGTATCGCCCGGGCCAGCGCACGAACATCCGTCTCTCGGCGTCGCAGACGGTGTCGCGGCCGGAGTACCGTGAGCTCGCGCCGATCCAGTACCGCGAGGTCATCGGCTTCGACAACGTGATCGGCAACCCGAACCTCCAGCGCGCGCTGATCCAGAACTACGACCTGCGCTGGGAGTTCTATCCCTCGCAGGGCGAGGTGATCAGCCTGGCCGCCTTCGCCAAGCGCTTCACCGACCCCATCGAGCGCGTGTACATCGGCTCGTCAGGTACGCGCATCATCACCTTCGTGAACGCGAAGGGCGCCGACAACTTCGGCCTCGAGCTGGAGGCACGGAAGTTCCTCGACTTTATCAACCCCTACCTGGCCAACATGGCGGTGACCACGAACGCCACGGTGATGGCGTCGGAAATTCGTCTCGACGCGACCTCGGCGTCGGTGACCAACGCCAACCGCGCGATGGTGGGCCAGGCCCCGTACATGTTCAACGCCGGCCTGCAGTGGACGTCGAACTCGGGCGGCACCAGCGCCTCGGTGCTGTACAACGTCGTCGGCAAGCGCATCACGGACGCCGGCGAGATCCCGCTGCCGAACGTCGAGGAGCTCGAGCGCCACATCGTCGACTTCTCGCTGCGCTTCCCGGTGACGGAGCAGATCAGCGCCCGCTTCGATGCGAAGAACCTGCTCGACGCGCCGTACCGCATCGTACAGGGTCCGGTGACGCGCGAGTCGTATCGCGTGGGCCGCGGCTTCACGCTGGGGCTGAACTGGCGCCCGTAGCATCGCAACGCGGCGGTCGCGCCGCTGTGACTGGGCTGTGACGAAAGCGCCATCGTGCAGAGACACGATGGCGCTTTTGTACTGATGTGCCCGTCACGCGACGCCCACGAAGGCGCGCCCACTTCCATTCCACTGGAACCCCAATGCTTCGACTCACTGCCCTCCGCACCGCGAGCATCGGCCTGCTCGCCCTGACGCTCGCGGCCTGCAACGAAGACGACACCACGACCGGCCCGACCGAATCCGGGGCGGCGGTGATCGCCGCGAACATCACGGCGGACCGCACGCTCTACAAGGACACGGTCTACACCCTGCAGGGCTTCGTGCAGGTCACCAACGGTGCCACGTTGAACATCCAGGCGGGCACGGTGATCCAGGGCGACTTCGCCACCGTCGGCTCCTCACTGTTCATCACACGCGGCGCGCGCATCAACGCCATCGGCACGGCCGCCGAGCCCATCGTCTTCACCTCCTCGCGTCCGGTGGGCTCCCGACAGGCTGGCGACTGGGGCGGACTGATCATCATCGGCAACGCGACGATCAACCGCTCGGGTACGGTGGTGCTTGAGGGCACCGGCACCGGCCCGTCGAATCCGTCGCAGCAGTACTCGGGCGGCACCGACGACCTCTCCAACAGCGGCACGCTGCGCTACGTGCGCGTCGAGTTCGCCGGGTACGCGACGGCGACGGACGCCGAGCTCAATACCTTTACGCTCGCGGCCGTGGGCTCGGGCACGACGCTCGAGTACCTGCAGTCGCTGTACGGGCTCGACGACTCCTTTGAGTTCTTCGGCGGCACGGTGGACGGCAAGTACTTCGTCTCCTATGAGTCGGGCGACGACCACTTCGACATGTCGGAAGGCTATCGCGGGCGCCTGCAGTATCTCATTGCCTACCAGTCGCGCCTGGTGGTGCCGCGCGCTGGCGCCGGCAACACCTCGTCGGATCCGCAGGGCATCGAGAACGACGGCTGCGCCGGCGCGGGCTGCGACCTCGGCCAGCTCTCGACGCCGTACACGACGCCAGTCGTCGCGAACTTCACCCTCGTTGGCGCGGGCGCTGGCACGGATATCGACGCCACCAGCGGCGGTTATGGCCTCGTGCTGCGCCGCGGCACGGGTGGCTACTACGTGAACGGGCTCGTGGCCCGCTGGCCCAAGGCCGGCTTCTCGCTGCGCGACTCCACGACCATCGCCCGCGTGACCGGTGGCCAGTTCGACGCCCGCAACATCCTCGTGCTCGAGTCGCCGATGATCTTCGGCACGGCCTCCAGCGGCCTGTTCCTCGCCGACTCAGCGGCGCGCAACATCGTGCGGGACGGTGCGGTCACCATGGCGGCGAATACCACGACCTTCACGCTGCCGGCCACCTCGGCCGCCTCCTTCGACTGGACACCGCCGGGCGGATCGCTGGCCGCGACCGGCGGCCTGACCGTCTTTGCTGGCAACATGGCCACTGCCGCCGGCACCGCGGTGTCCGGCACTGCCTACCGCGGCGCCGCCGCGCCGGGTGGCGTGAAGTGGTGGGCCGGCTGGACGCGCTACGCGACCAACTGACCCAGTAGATTGTGGGAGCGGCCGGTGCCCGGATCCGGGCGCCGGCCGCTCCGGCATTCACGACCTTTTTCCATGCGCAACGTCCTTCCCTTTCTCATCGCGCTGGTGGCTGTCGTTGGCTGTGACCGCAACCGCAGCGAGCAGGCCGCGTCCGACGTCCCACACCAGGAAGTCCACGTGGACAGCGCGCTGCCGATCGACACGCTGCTGGCCCGGTTCCGGGCCACGGTGGCGGATACGCCCCGCCGCCTGGACGGCGGCGCGCGCGATGCCGAGGCGCTGACGCGTGCCCTGCTGACGGCGCTGCAAGAGCAGGACACGGCGGCGCTCCGTCAGCTGGTGCTCACCCGCAGCGAGTTCGCCTGGCTGTACTATCCGCACACGAAGTTCACGGCGCCGCCGTATGAGCTCGGGCCCGAGCTGCTCTGGTTCCAGCTGCAGTTGGCCAGCGAGAAGGGGGCCACGCGCCTCGTGCGCCGCTACGGCGGCTCGTCGCTCCGCTTCGAGGCGCTCGAGTGCCCGGACAGTGTCAGCGTCGAAGGGCCGAACCGTGTGGTCACCGGGTGCCGAGTCCGATTCGCGGCCGCCGACTCCGCCGCGCGGACCATGCGGCTGTTCGGGTCATTGCTGGAGCGCGACGGACGCGTCAAGTTCGTGACGTATGCCAATGACCTGTAGGTCGGCTTGACCGTCCCGCCGCGCTCCCGTGTCCTCCTGCAGTCCGTCGCCTTCGGGTGGCTGGGACTGCTGGTCGGCTTTGCTGTCGGCGTCGAATGGATTCGTTCGCGGAGCGAGCCGCCGCTTCC
Protein-coding sequences here:
- the add gene encoding adenosine deaminase → MPPITSELLRRLPKAELHCHLDGSLRPATMLELAREQRVEMPADDPEALRDYMRVDDARNLEDYLARFGHTLSVMQTAESLERVAYELAEDCAREGVRYLETRYAPVLNIERGLSLAETVEAPLRGLARAEREYGIVARVIVCAIRSMSPETSLGLARLAVDYKDRGVVGFDLAGGEAGNPAALHRAAFAHAVDNGLPCTCHAGEGAGAESVAEAMHQCQAHRIGHGTRLIEDPTLLAEAKAQGVAIECCLTSNLQTHAVRALDEHPLRRYFEAGLQVSINTDNRLMSGTDLVTEYGLAARHLGFTFDELQRVARTGFVNAFLPEAEKQALLARIDTEFATLRGVHA
- a CDS encoding 5'-nucleotidase C-terminal domain-containing protein, with the protein product MLRKCLAPAVAGLLCISALGGLQAQERLTIKIAATTDVHGRLRGWDYAAGAPDSLRGLARAASIVDSLRRVARDRVVLVDAGDLLQGNAMTYVAGRVDSMRPHPVIAAMNVMRYDAAAVGNHEFNYGVPLFDRAIAQAGFPFLAANTRRLDGKREYPARLTVTRGGAKIAIIGVTTPGSMIWDRDNLRGRVEVTDIVAALPAEVRAARAEGADVVVVVAHSGLGEVSSYDTVGTAVASENPMARVAREVPGIDLLVIGHSHRELADSTINGVMVMQPRNWATSVAVATLELERAPGGAWRVASKSGVTVPVRGWPEQQVVVRAVERAHRAAMAYSTAVVARTDAIWAGDSARLRDTPLIDLIHYVQRQETGAELSIASAFSLEAGFAPGPISVERLTVLYPYENTLRALRLSGAQIRAFLEHSARYWTVGADANGLRIRPDPRIPGYNYDILQGLDYTIDLAQPMGHRVTQLARRGRPVADSDSFTVAINSYRASGGGGYDMLRGAPVVYEGGREIRELIIEFLKTRGSIQPSDVYEENYRLLPPRPTLRVIAMNDMHGAFRPRPDGANGNRGGYAQIATMVREARAECAPACATLLLSGGDLFTGTPASDLTTGAATLPVYNAMGFTAHALGNHEFDYGQDTLRARMRGLDAAILGANVTYADGSDVPWIRDDTLVGTAAGRVGIIGIADPATPRTTMPRHVADLRFAPPAPVITARAASLRERGAQWVVVVAHLGGFCTINAPDECRGEIIELARTLAPGTVDAIVSGHTHSEVATIVNGIPIVQARSSTRALGIVDLGPAPGSPPQRPVVRDVVSDSIVPDPAVERIVAEAVARVAPRVGEVIATATERFPREGNQYALGNLIADAQRAAGNGDVGVMNNGGIRAEIRQGRVTYGDLHEVSPFANRLVAITVRGAELRRYFERLVGGRSISVHISGATLRYDPAAPSGSRLRQVTMADGRRLNDRLTYRVIMSDFMASGGDGAGLGAGSAPEEIGVIDLDALIAQLRKLPNGTLTATPALTAPRIQAVTP
- the udk gene encoding uridine kinase, yielding MRPLIIGIAGGSGSGKTTVARNLASALTETQCAFLDMDAYYRDHDRLSPDALRKLNWDHPDAFDLDLLDTQLQQLAAGQAIDKPVYDFVHHRRQAAAERVEPADVVVVDGILLLVDERIRSRLDIKVFVDTDADIRLVRRIRRDMAMRGRQLDDVLEQYLTTVQPMHLKFVEPSKRYADVVIPRGGDNSVAIDLLVAAVSRRLEGAGA
- a CDS encoding response regulator is translated as MTAAVAPTERILVVDDEPDIVALVVYHLAKAGYKVSSASTGTDALALAKRDRPALVVLDLMLPGMSGFDVIARLREDESTQGIAVLMLTARKEEPDRIRGLELGADDYLTKPFSPQELVLRVGAILRRVHSPSEASDTIHAGAIRIDRSAHRVTVRDHEVELTPTEFKLLLTLAERRGRVQSRSHLLETVWDAAPDIQTRTVDMHIQRLRTKLHPAGDQIETVRGFGYRLKGMGKDA
- a CDS encoding HAMP domain-containing protein, producing MRLTQRLLLGAFIVVGFLSIALVIFVDGQLRDRLREDAEGFLSREATLTGVLWQREPGDPDALADRVGRALGRRVTLVDSLGVVLGDSEFDGEGLANLQNHRQRPEIARAFIERIGSSARPSPSTGDEELYVAVLVEGRGVARVSIPTQSLEQVTDAARRDVLKASLLALLGALVIAFFFSRSVSRPVEELRDVAEALADGDLERRPTLRAPGEVGDLQQALRELAAQLSARLHALEADETLLVQLTESLNEGVIAVDTSRRVVRINETARRLLGMRAPLPFAVDELPRDVALREALSSAFAGDTTEGAELVIFGRTLNITARPLTGGGAVLALFDLTRVRRLEAVRRDFVANVSHELRTPLTIVGGFAETMVEEEVPSDVRRQFAERILGNTRRMQRIVDDLLDLSRIESGGWKPNPQPIDLVAMVSEVFQAARDAADRKGLSLHTEIPPAQSTVYADATALRQVVGNLVDNAVRHTTSGHVTVFAAPHERGTIVGVRDTGSGIAAEHLPRIFERFYRVDPGRAREEGGTGLGLAIVKHLVEAHGGRARAESEVGAGTTITALFPAASA